In Terriglobales bacterium, the genomic window TACGGACTGAACGCCGGAAACCTCGAAGCGTTTGCGGCAGCGCATGTTCTTGCACATGACCATGTCGTCGCGCCGGACCATGTAGGAGCGGGCCTTGGCAAACTTGGCGCGGTCGCGCTCGTCGGCACGACCGGGCAATTGGCGCTTCTTGGTGCGCACGATCCAACCCAACTCGTATTCGCCCGCCTGATGGCAATGCGGACAATTCAACGTAAAAGGTTTCTTGTCCTGCCGCTCATCGAAGAAGTCGCGCTCGTCCATTCGCCGCCTCTCGGTGCCGCCAGTAAAAATTATTGCATAATGGCGGTGCAAACGTAGCCCTGATATGGCAAAGAAGAGAAAACCCAAGCCGTTTCGCGCGGTTACGGCGGTGAAGTCGGCCGCACGCGAGCACATCGGGGCGCCTCCGCCTACGCGCTTCGAGCCCGACGTGAAGAAAAAGGCGCGTCCCAAGCACAAACCCACCTTGCCTAAGTTGCTCTCCGATCCTGACAACATGTAATGCAGAATGAAGAATTGAGAATGCAGGATGCCTGATGCATTCGCTGAAGGTATGACCGGCCTGAGCGGCCCCATCGACGGTCGACGAAGAACCGACGATTATTCTTCATTTTCAATCTTCATTCGTCCCGTGCTACGCTTTTGCTACTTCCGGCAATCTAGGCTTGCCGCAAACGGGGTTCTCGTGTCCAGCATGCCCGCACTCTCACCGGCGCCAGTCTTGCTGTTTGTGCAAGGCGCGGAGCAGCGCCGCATCGTGATCGATCACACGCCGTTTACCATCGGGCGCAAAACGGACCGCGACCTGCACATTCCCGACTCGCGCGTGTCGCGCGAGCACGCCTCGATCCTCTCCGAAGGCGGCCGCTACTACATTGTTGACCAGGGCGGACGCAGCGGCGTGTACGTCAACCGCACGAAGCGCGAACGACACGCCTTGGAGGCGAACGACCGCTGCGATTTTGGGCTGGAAGATTTCTACCTGGTATTCAATCCGACCACGCCGGTGGCCACGTCTTCGGAGCTGCTCAGCCAGATCTCGATGGTGCCGCGCGGCGGCGGCGGATCGGAACTGGCGCAGCTCCGTCTTTTCCTGGAAGCAGCGCGCCGCTTGCGGACGAGCGGGGTTCTTGGCGACGTCATCGCCACCCTGCTGGATTGCAGCTTAAAACTCACCCACGCCGAGCGCGGCTTCGTATTCCTGCGCGGTTCCGACGGCGCTCTCCAAATGGGCGCGGGCAGAAACATGAAGGGAGAAACGCTGACCGACGACACCACGATCAGCCGCTCGCTGCTGAACCAGGCGGCCGATTCGGGAGCGGAATTTGTCGTCAGCGATACCTCGCAATCCGCCGACCTGGCCGGACGCGTCAGCATCATCAGCCACGACCTCCGCACGGTAATCGCGATTCCACTGCGCCGCAGCGGCGCCGTTGAGAACAGTCCTCGCGCCGGCAGCAACAAGAAGAGCCGCAATCCGATCCTCGGGGTGCTGTATCTCGATAGCCGTATCGCCTCACGCGGCCTTCACGGCGTGAGCCAGGATATCCTGCACGCCATCGCCAAAGAGGCTGCCGGCCTCCTGGAGAACGCGCAATTGGTGGAGGTGGAAGAAGCGGCGCGCCGTTACCAGCAGGAATTGTCGATCGCGGGGACGATCCAGCAGCGCCTCATGACGGTGCGCATCCCCGACGTGCCGTTCGCCGAAGTCCAAGGACGCAATCTGCCGTGCCAGGAAATCGGCGGCGACTTCTTCGACGTTGTGCGCACGCCCGACGCGCTGGCGGTAGTGCTCACCGACGTTTCCGGCAAAGGCGTCTCCGCGGCGCTGCTGGGTTCGGTGATCCAGGGCATGCTGTACTCGCAACTGGCGCAGGGCATCTCGCTGGAATCGGCGGTCACCGCGGTCCACAATTTTCTGTGCCAGAAAGACGTCGGCGAAAAGTACGCCACCATGGTCCTGGTTCGCTTGTGGGCCGACGGCAGGCTCGAACTGCTGAATTGCGGCCACGTGCCACCGCGTCTGGTCTCCGGGGGAAAAGTCACGGAACCGGACAACGTCAATCCTGCCATCGGATTGTTGCCCGACGTCAGCTTCCAGAGCATGAGCCTGCAACTGCAGCCGGGCGACCGCATATTTCTGACGACCGATTGCGTGGTGGAGGCCGAAAACTCCGAGGGCGAATTTTTTGGCTACGAACGGCTTGACCATGCCGCGCTCACCGAGGGTTTCGAGGGCGTGTTCCGAGCGGTGAAGGAATTCTGCGGTTCCAGCCCGCTGCAGGATGACTGCACCGTGGTTGAGTTGCTGTACTCAGGCGGTAAAACCGCCACCTAGTGCCGGGAG contains:
- a CDS encoding SpoIIE family protein phosphatase: MPALSPAPVLLFVQGAEQRRIVIDHTPFTIGRKTDRDLHIPDSRVSREHASILSEGGRYYIVDQGGRSGVYVNRTKRERHALEANDRCDFGLEDFYLVFNPTTPVATSSELLSQISMVPRGGGGSELAQLRLFLEAARRLRTSGVLGDVIATLLDCSLKLTHAERGFVFLRGSDGALQMGAGRNMKGETLTDDTTISRSLLNQAADSGAEFVVSDTSQSADLAGRVSIISHDLRTVIAIPLRRSGAVENSPRAGSNKKSRNPILGVLYLDSRIASRGLHGVSQDILHAIAKEAAGLLENAQLVEVEEAARRYQQELSIAGTIQQRLMTVRIPDVPFAEVQGRNLPCQEIGGDFFDVVRTPDALAVVLTDVSGKGVSAALLGSVIQGMLYSQLAQGISLESAVTAVHNFLCQKDVGEKYATMVLVRLWADGRLELLNCGHVPPRLVSGGKVTEPDNVNPAIGLLPDVSFQSMSLQLQPGDRIFLTTDCVVEAENSEGEFFGYERLDHAALTEGFEGVFRAVKEFCGSSPLQDDCTVVELLYSGGKTAT